Proteins encoded in a region of the Streptomyces sp. NBC_01298 genome:
- a CDS encoding putative quinol monooxygenase, whose amino-acid sequence MTDGTNTTADTTANTTADDAGVITAIARLQARPGLEAEVRSQALSLVAPTRAEAGNVSYRAYEDPTAPGTWVILEEWADAASWEAHLASPHLTEALSRTASLLAGAPVLRVFPPALPS is encoded by the coding sequence ATGACCGACGGGACCAACACCACCGCCGACACCACCGCCAACACCACCGCCGACGACGCCGGCGTCATCACCGCGATCGCCCGCCTCCAGGCCCGGCCCGGTCTGGAGGCGGAGGTCCGCTCCCAGGCCCTGTCCCTGGTCGCGCCGACCCGGGCGGAAGCCGGCAACGTCTCCTACCGCGCGTACGAGGACCCGACCGCCCCGGGCACCTGGGTCATCCTGGAGGAGTGGGCGGACGCCGCCTCCTGGGAGGCCCACCTGGCCTCCCCGCACCTGACGGAGGCCCTGTCCCGTACGGCGTCCCTGCTGGCCGGGGCGCCGGTCCTACGGGTCTTCCCGCCGGCGCTGCCCTCGTAG